In Xenopus tropicalis strain Nigerian chromosome 5, UCB_Xtro_10.0, whole genome shotgun sequence, one genomic interval encodes:
- the wdr35 gene encoding WD repeat-containing protein 35, with protein MFIYLSKKIAIPNNICLKCISWNKDQGYIACGGESGLLKVLKLEMQAEDAKLKGLAAPSNLSMNQTLEGHSGSVQVVTWNEHFQKLTTSDQNGLIIVWMLYKGSWYEEMINNRNKSVVRSMSWNADGQKICIVYEDGAVIVGSVDGNRIWGKELKGIQLCHVAWSPDSKILLFGMANGEIHLYDNQGNFIVKMVLSCLVNVSGALSIAGMHWYSGNKGYVEPDCPCLAICFDNGRCQIMRHENDENPVLIDTGMNVVSIQWNHCGSVLAIAGSQRAASQDKDINIVQFYTPFGEHLRTLKVPGKQISAVSWEGGGLRIGLAVDSYIYFANIRPDYKWGYCSNTVVYACTRPDRPEYCVVFWDTKNNEKYVKYVKSLMSVTTCGDFCILATKADESQQQDDRETDAIGATYVLVLCNSIGTPLDSKYIDIVPMFVTMTKTHVIAASKEAFYIWQYRVAKKLTAMEINQVSRTRKEGRERIFHIDDNPSGSVEGLMDYAKAVEATRDPICCITASDKVLIVGRESGTLRRYTLPSVSLVQQYMLGTRAYQMRLNCNASRLAIIDISGVLTFFDLEARYTDNTGQQMTGEQLKLERKDVWDMKWASDNPDLFAMMEKTRMYVFRNLDPEEPIQTSGYICNFEDLEIKSVLLDELIKDPEHPNKDYILNFEIRSLRDSRALIEKVGIEDASQFIEDNPHPRLWRLLAEAALEKLDLPTAEQAFVRCKDYQGIEFVKRLGNLQSESMKQAEIAAYFGRFVEAEKMYLDMDRRDLAIGLRIKLGDWFRVLQLLKHGSGDSDDALLEQAYNAIGDYFADRQKWVNAVQYYVQGRNQERLAECYYMLEDYNGLEVLANSLPENHKLLPEIARMFVTVGMCEQAVAAFLKCNLPKAAVDACVHLNQWNKAVELAKNHNMKEIGSLLAKYASHLLEKNKTLDAIELYRKANHFLEAAKLMFKIAEDEAKKRSKPLRVKKLYVLAALLVEHYHEHMKNTQKGKLKGKRTEATSALASLLEEDSMLSDNRIIDHAWRGAEAYHFFLLAQRQLYEGYLDAAMRTALHLRDYEDIIPAVEIYSLLALCACANRAFGTCSKAFIKLESLENLTAEQKQQYEDLALEIFTKHSPKDTRKPDLENFPEGGEGKLPTCIASGRVITEYQFWMCNVCKHCVLDREITNYNFCPLCHSSIA; from the exons ATGTTTATTTACCTGAGCAAAAAG ATCGCCATCCCCAATAACATCTGTTTGAAATGCATTTCCTGGAACAAAGACCAAGGTTACATTGCATGTGGAGGAGAGTCTGGGTTGCTGAAAGTATTAAAGTTGGAAATGCAAGCAG AAGATGCAAAACTGAAAGGACTCGCAGCACCCAGCAATCTCTCCATGAATCAGACGCTTGAAGGACATAGTG GCTCTGTGCAGGTTGTGACATGGAATGAACATTTTCAGAAGTTAACCACCAGTGATCAGAATGGGCTCATCATTGTATGGATGCTGTATAAAG GTTCATGGTACGAAGAGATGATTAATAACAGAAATAAGTCAGTGGTTCGTAGCATGAGCTGGAATGCAGACGGACAGAAGATCTGTATAGTGTATGAAGATGGAGCTGTCATTGTTGGCTCAGTGGATG GGAATCGCATTTGGGGAAAGGAGCTGAAGGGCATACAGCTGTGTCATGTTGCATGGTCTCCTGACAGTAAAATTCTACTCTTCGGCATGGCAAACGGAGAAATACATCTATATGACAACCAAGGCAATTTTATT GTGAAAATGGTTTTGAGCTGTTTAGTTAATGTGAGTGGGGCACTGAGCATTGCTGGCATGCACTGGTATTCGGGCAACAAAGGCTATGTGGAACCAGATTGCCCCTGTCTTGCTATCTGCTTTGACAACGGGAGATGTCAGATAATGAGACATGAGAACGATGAAA ATCCGGTCCTTATTGACACGGGAATGAATGTCGTGAGTATCCAGTGGAACCACTGTGGGAGTGTCCTGGCCATTGCAGGTTCCCAGAGAGCAGCCTCTCAGGACAAGGATATTAATATTGTGCAGTTCTATACACCCTTTGGAGAG CACCTGCGCACATTAAAGGTTCCTGGCAAGCAGATTTCAGCTGTTTCATGGGAAGGCGGTGGTTTGCGGATTGGGTTGGCTGTGGATTCATATATATACTTTGCAAATATCAGACCAGATTACAAG TGGGGCTACTGCTCTAACACAGTGGTTTATGCATGTACCAGGCCAGACCGTCCAGAGTACTGCGTTGTCTTCTGGGACACCAAAAACAATGAGAAATACGTGAAATATGTCAAGAGCTTAATGTCAGTTACCACGTGTGGGGATTTCTGCATTTTAGCAACCAAAGCAGATGAAAGTCAACAACAG GATGACCGAGAGACAGATGCTATTGGGGCAACG tacGTGTTGGTTTTGTGCAATTCTATTGGGACTCCCCTTGATTCGAAATACATTGACATAG tCCCCATGTTTGTCACCATGACCAAAACCCATGTTATTGCAGCATCTAAGGAAGCCTTCTACATCTGGCAGTACCGAGTAGCCAAGAAGCTTACAGCAATGGAGATCAATCAGGTGTCACGCACCCGTAAAGAAGGCAGAGAAAG AATTTTTCATATCGATGATAATCCTTCAGGATCTGTGGAGGGATTAATGGATTACGCCAAAGCAGTGGAG GCAACAAGAGATCCTATCTGTTGTATAACTGCCTCTGATAAAGTCCTCATTGTG GGACGTGAATCTGGAACACTTAGAAGATACACTTTACCCAGTGTGAGTTTGGTACAACAGTATATGCTAGGCACCCGTGCATATCAGATGAGGCTGAACTGCAATGCCAG CCGCCTTGCAATCATAGATATTTCTGGAGTTCTGACTTTCTTCGATTTGGAAGCCCGATACACCGATAACACAGGGCAGCAAATGACTGGAGAGCAGCTTAAGCTCGAGCGCAAAGATGTTTGGGACATGAAGTGGGCCAGTGACAACCCAGACTTGTTCGCGATGATGGAAAAAACAAGGATGTATGTCTTCCGAAATCTGGATCCTGAG GAGCCTATTCAAACATCAGGGTATATCTGCAATTTTgaagatttagaaataaaatctgTTCTTTTGGATGAGTTGATAAAG GATCCTGAGCACCCAAATAAAGATTACATCCTTAACTTTGAAATTCGCTCCCTGAGAGACAGTCGGGCACTGATTGAGAAAGTAGGAATTGAAGATGCTTCCCAGTTTATAGAAGATAACCCACACCCTAGGCTTTG GCGCTTATTAGCTGAAGCTGCCCTTGAAAAGCTGGACCTTCCGACTGCCGAGCAGGCATTTGTGCGCTGCAAAGATTACCAAGGCATCGAGTTTGTCAAACGCCTAGGAAACCTGCAGAGCGAGTCCATGAAGCAAGCTGAAATCGCTGCCTACTTTGGCAGGTTTGTGGAAGCAGAGAAAATGTACTTAGACATGGACCGACG GGATCTTGCCATTGGACTGCGCATAAAGCTGGGCGACTGGTTCCGAGTATTGCAGCTGCTGAAACATGGCTCTGGTGATTCAGACGATGCCCTGCTGGAACAAGCATATAATGCCATCGGTGACTACTTTGCAGATAGACAGAAATG GGTGAACGCTGTACAGTACTACGTCCAAGGCAGAAATCAGGAGCGACTAGCTGAGTGCTACTACATGCTGGAAGATTATAATGGCCTTGAGGTTCTTGCCAACTCACTTCCTGAAAACCATAAATTACTTCCA GAGATTGCCCGCATGTTTGTGACGGTGGGAATGTGTGAGCAGGCAGTGGCCGCCTTTCTAAAGTGTAACCTGCCTAAAGCAGCAGTAGATGCCTGCGTGCATTTAAACCAG TGGAATAAGGCCGTTGAGCTGGCTAAGAATCATAACATGAAGGAAATTGGATCTCTGCTTGCCAAGTATGCTTCTCATTTGTTAGAGAAGAACAAAACACTTGATGCCATTGAACTGTACCGCAAAGCCAACCATTTCTTGGAAGCCGCCAAGCTCATGTTCAAG ATTGCCGAAGATGAGGCAAAGAAAAGAAGCAAACCCCTGCGTGTTAAGAAGCTTTATGTCCTGGCAGCATTGCTTGTGGAACACTACCATGAGCATATGAAGAATACACAGAAGGGAAAGCTGAAAGGAAAGAGAACAGAA GCGACATCCGCCTTAGCCAGTTTGCTGGAAGAAGACAGCATGTTATCTGACAATCGAATCATTGACCATGCCTGGAGAGGGGCTGAAGCCTATCACTTCTTCCTGCTGGCTCAGAGGCAGCTCTACGAGGGTTACCTGGATGCTGCTATGAGAACAG CTCTTCACCTGAGAGATTATGAAGACATCATTCCTGCTGTAGAAATCTATTCACTTTTGGCCCTTTGTGCTTGTGCAAACAGAGCATTTGGCACTTGCTCTAAGGCCTTCATCAAACTGGAGTCCTTGGAGAATTTAACCGCTGAACAGAAGCAACAGTATGAAGATCTGGCTTTAGAAATATTTACTAAGCACAGCCCAAAGGACACCCGAAAGCCTGATTTGGAAAACTTCCCCGAAGG TGGAGAAGGCAAGCTCCCAACATGCATTGCTTCAGGAAGAGTGATCACGGAATACCAGTTCTGGATGTGCAACGTGTGCAAGCATTGTGTGCTAGATCGAGAGATCACTAACTACAACTTCTGTCCTCTCTGCCATAGCTCGATAGCTTGA